In Pleuronectes platessa chromosome 5, fPlePla1.1, whole genome shotgun sequence, a single genomic region encodes these proteins:
- the LOC128440816 gene encoding probable G-protein coupled receptor 149 gives MSTTHLSSPAPNQSNPSTAGYEGTDASEVDRQIRLLLFGLCVTIAAATFTGGAYSLLSLLRMRRKTSLCLIVASMSVDDLLSVVPLSLFILLQWETDGSRGSSSLCTLSGLLYVFQAVSSNMKACLIAAYTFYVTKRFGVLQSVRRPVRVMWAIAGVWAVSLAVSVLPLCGWGSFTPASLGCFPESDSFYILLLFSLYSLCFCGLLFFFIPLTYQLLCSRESQRTLLYPSYLEMSRGLSGSVPLCDLQSFSRESPDKSFGAYKELSPSSCVTELREREDSLMSPVSINGQRTPAVGDTPVVFAQKRFSMILAVVRVVLWMPMMTLVLVRHALNAHSSSLETLSFFLTLLAPAVTPLFMLSERWIHMPCGCFINCQQEPKQEASVMKRRFEFNLSLQQGYGVYKLSHATMSPNSLPIETPAYHSLFNCDFPNARLDGLECGGLSSLAPDFDFSTTCRVDSSSNTDLLLEAVAGGGEALADCPPLPYQSHGEDEDFRCVPLVPSHHREQERNLTDTSSVFEGTERRLSHEGCRKIELTDWEWCRSKSERTPRQRSSGGLSVPLCAFQGTVSLQSSTGKTLSLSTYEVSSDGLRISPNNAKKVEVYRSKSVGHEPSADDPAAGGQTRDMNVGNVEMGMEIGMGMGIGAVVGDTNVKIHLEVLEICDNEEAMDSVSIISNISQSSTHARSPSLRYSRRENRFVSCDLGETASYSLLIPNSGNPETDTINITIPDTVEAHRQNSRRQTQESSGYTEEIQLLNEAYRKQSGEEGE, from the exons ATGTCCACGACGCACCTGAGCTCCCCAGCGCCCAACCAGAGCAACCCCTCCACCGCCGGCTATGAGGGGACCGACGCCTCGGAGGTGGACAGGCAAATCCGACTGCTGCTTTTCGGCTTGTGCGTAACCATCGCCGCCGCCACCTTCACCGGAGGCGCGTACTCGCTGCTGTCGCTCCTGCGGATGCGGAGGAAAACGTCCCTGTGTCTCATCGTGGCTTCCATGTCTGTGGACGACCTGCTCAGCGTGGTTCCTCTCTCCCTGTTCATCCTCCTCCAGTGGGAGACGGATGGAAGTAGAGGGTCGAGCAGCCTGTGCACTTTGTCCGGACTTCTGTACGTGTTCCAGGCTGTTTCCAGCAATATGAAGGCTTGCCTGATAGCAGCCTACACTTTTTATGTCACCAAGAGGTTCGGGGTGCTCCAGTCTGTGCGCCGGCCGGTGAGAGTGATGTGGGCTATCGCCGGCGTCTGGGCTGTCAGCCTGGCCGTCAGTGTGCTGCCTCTGTGCGGATGGGGCAGCTTTACGCCGGCTTCTCTTGGTTGCTTCCCTGAGAGCGACAGTTTCTacatcctgctcctcttctctttaTATTCCCTGTGTTTCTGCGGCttgttgttcttcttcatcCCCCTCACCTACCAGCTGCTGTGCTCCAGAGAGTCCCAGAGGACTTTGCTGTACCCGAGCTATTTGGAGATGTCGAGGGGACTGAGTGGTTCTGTCCCCCTCTGTGACCTCCAGTCTTTCTCCCGGGAGAGCCCGGACAAAAGTTTCGGTGCCTACAAAGAGCTGAGCCCCAGTTCGTGCGTAACAGAGCtcagggagagggaggacagcCTCATGTCCCCGGTGTCCATAAACGGACAGAGGACACCAGCTGTCGGGGACACACCGGTGGTGTTCGCGCAAAAGCGCTTCTCAATGATCCTGGCGGTGGTCCGAGTTGTTTTGTGGATGCCAATGATG ACCTTGGTCCTGGTGCGCCACGCGCTGAATGCACACAGCTCTTCCCTGGAGACTCTGAGCTTCTTTCTCACTCTGCTCGCCCCTGCGGTCACTCCGTTATTCATGCTGTCTGAGCGCTGGATCCACATGCCATGCGGTTGCTTCATTAACTGCCAGCAAGAGCCAAAACAGGAGGCCTCAG tgATGAAAAGAAGATTTGAGTTCAATCTTTCCCTGCAGCAAGGCTACGGCGTGTACAAGTTGTCCCATGCCACCATGTCTCCTAACAGTCTTCCCATTGAGACGCCTGCCTATCACAGCCTCTTCAACTGTGACTTCCCCAATGCCCGCCTTGATGGACTCGAATGTGGCGGGCTCTCCAGCCTGGCGCCTGACTTTGATTTCAGCACCACATGCcgggtggacagctcctctaaCACAGACCTTCTGTTGGAGGCAGTAGCTGGAGGAGGGGAGGCGCTGGCTGATTGTCCTCCACTTCCCTACCAGAGCCACGGGGAGGACGAGGACTTCCGCTGCGTCCCTCTGGTGCCCTCTCATCACCGGGAGCAGGAGCGCAACCTCACTGACACGTCGTCCGTGTTCGAGGGGACGGAGAGGAGGCTGTCGCACGAGGGGTGTCGCAAAATCGAGCTGACAGACTGGGAGTGGTGCAGGAGTAAATCAGAGAGAACGCCCAGACAG CGGTCATCGGGTGGTCTGTCAGTCCCCTTGTGCGCCTTCCAGGGCACCGTCTCTCTGCAATCATCGACAGGAaagaccctctctctctccacctatGAGGTCAGCAGTGATGGACTCAGGATATCCCCAAACAATGCCAAGAAG GTGGAAGTGTATCGCTCCAAATCAGTTGGCCACGAGCCCAGTGCAGATGACCCAGCCGCAGGAGGCCAGACCAGGGACATGAACGTCGGCAACGTGGAGATGGGCATGGAGATAGGGATGGGGATGGGGATCGGGGCAGTGGTGGGGGACACAAATGTCAAGATCCACCTCGAGGTCCTGGAGATCTGTGACAACGAGGAGGCCATGGACAGCGTCTCCATCATCTCCAACATCAGCCAGTCCTCCACGCACGCTCGCTCGCCCTCGCTGCGCTACTCGCGACGGGAGAACCGCTTCGTCTCCTGCGACCTGGGCGAGACGGCTTCCTACTCGCTGCTCATCCCCAACAGCGGCAACCCCGAGACAGACACCATCAACATCACTATACCCGACACTGTAGAGGCGCATCGCCAGAACAGTCGGCGACAGACGCAGGAGAGCTCTGGGTACACAGAGGAGATTCAGCTGCTCAACGAGGCCTACAGAAAGCAATCTGGGGAGGAGGGCGAGTGA